CAATAAAAAAGAACTGCGCCTACTGGTGACGAAACTCCCAGCACGAAGAAGGCCAGCGCCAAATTGAAAAGCGAAAATTTTCGCTGGGCTATTTTTGAATTGATGATTGTTTGACTGGCGATATTTTTTACCCACTCATCGCGTTTGTTGAAATTTTTATTGGGGGCCAATTTGGCCAAATAGTCGTCGACCGATAGATTTCTTATGTGACCAAAGAAGAGGGGGTTCACACTCGCAGAGCTTGGTCCATTCATGAAATCAAACTGGTCGATTTTGGTTTTAGATGCGAACGAGCCAAGCCCAACAATTATGCTTAAGAGGAAACATGCGGTAGAAAACCAAAGCCAAATTATCAAAAGATTGGAACTGGGCTTTTGCCAATCCGCGATCTGGTGAGTTCCAATGATGAACGCAGCGTTCAGAGTAACTAGCGCGCCATTCTTCAACTCGGCGAACTTCACCCATTCAACAACGTTTGAGAAAACCAATTCCGCGCGTCTTTGAATCTCGTCATTTGGCATTGCACTAAATAGCCATAGCTCATCACCAAAATCCGCAAGAGCAAATGGTTATTCACAACTTTATATTGAATCAGCTTTTCAGCGTCAGTGACCGTTGCTTGCAAAAGAAGAAAATATTCCTTGACAAGGAATGAAACATTTCCTATGTCTCCGCCCATGGACGTAACCCAAACACAGGAGGGGACATTGTCGACAGCGTCTCATCAATGCCGGGTTCGTCTGCAGCGCCTGCAGGAATTCCGGTTTCACGCGCCGGGTTCTTCCGGGAGCTCCGTCAGTAGACCGCGGGCACTAAGACCCACGCGCCTTCAATGGCTAACCAATATTGCTGCCGGATTTAAAATCGCTGCGTTCCGCACCGGGCTTTGGCCCTTCGTCTTTCCTCAGAATTCTGCTTCGGGCCCAAGCCTGGAAGGGGCATTCCCCTCCTTTTTCTTTTTGGCGGTGCCGTCTTGAGGTGAGGTGGTGCTGCCGCTTTTCCGCTCCGCGTGATGTGGGGCGAACTAGGGTGGAGCTGTGTCTTCATTTCCCTTTCTTTCGTCATTCCCGCGAAGGCGGGAACCTAGCTTAAATTCGCTAGTCCTGAATCAGCCGAAGAAGCTGGGCCCCCGCCTTCGCGGGGGTGACGGCTAAAAGGCATGGTGTGGAAAACTGGCACCACATTTAAATCTTCCCCCGCGAAATAAAATTGCGTAAGCCTCCGGGCCATGGACCGCCACGGCAAGCCCGACACCATTGACTGGAAAATCCTGAAAGAGCTGCAGCGCGAGGGCCGCATTTCCAATGTCGACCTTGCAGGCCGCGTGGGCCTGTCGCCGCCGCCAACTCTGAGGCGCGTGCAGGCGCTGGAGGAGGGCGGCTATATCAGCGGCTACCGAGCCAGGCTCGCCTCCGCCAAGCTGGGCTATGGCGCGCAGGTGATCGCGCTTGTCGGCCTCAAGAGCCAGGCCGAGCATGAGATGCGCGAATTCGAAAAGCGCGCCAAGGCCTGGCCCATCGTGCGCGAATGCTACGCCGTGTCGGGCAGTGCCGATTACATTTTGAAATGCGCAGGGCGAGACCTGCAATCGATCAACAGCTTCATCCTCGATGCGCTGGCCAAGGCGCCCAATGTGGAGAGCGTGAAGACATCGCACATCGTGCGCGTGGCGAAAGACGAGCCGGAGGTTCCGCTGGTATGAGTGACTCTGTGATGCGTGATGACAGCCACTGGCTGTCGCTCTCGGCTGCGGCGCTGACCGCCGTGGTGGTGGGCTTTGCCTCCACCATCCTCGTTGTCATGCAGGCCGCCGATGCGGTGGGGGCCACTGACGCGCAGAAGATTTCATGGGCGGCGATGCTGTGTTTTGCGATGGGCATCCTGTCGCTGATCCTGGGCCTCAAACACCGCATCCCGATCATCATCGCCTGGTCCACGCCGGGTGCAGCGCTATTGGCCACCGGCGCACATGGCACGCCTTATGCCGCAGCGCTGGGCGCATTTGCGATGGCCGGTGTGTTGACGGTGGTCACCGGATTGGTGAAGCCGCTGGCGCGCGCCATCGAGCAAATTCCTGCAGCGTTGGCATCTGCCATGCTGGCCGGTGTGCTGGTGTCTTATGTATTGAAAGTGCCGGCGGCTGCGGTGGGCACGCCCGCACTCGTCGTGCCATTGATCGTCTGCTATTTCGCCATGCGCTTCTGGAAGCCGCTCTATGCCGTGCCTGTCGTTGTCGTGTTGGGCCTTGTGCTGGCGGTTGCTTCGGGCGCCATGCAGCTGAACAACCAGCATGTGGCGCTCTCGCGCCTCACATTCGACATGCCGCAATTTTCCTGGGCGGCGATGGTGAGCATTGGCTTCCCGCTCTATCTTGTCACCATGGCCTCGCAGAATCTTCCGGGCTTTGCGGTGCTGCGCGCCAGTGGATATCCGCCGCCAGTGGCCTCATGCCTGATCGGCTGCGGGCTCACTTCGGTGATCGCTTCGCCGATGGGCGGGCCGCAGATCAACATGGCGGCGATCACCGCGTCGCTTGCCACCGGGCCTGATGCGCATCCCGATCCGGCGCAGCGCTGGAAAGTGTGTTTTCCCTATCTCATCATTTATGGCGCGCTGGGCCTCGCCGCGGGAACGTGTGTAAGCGTTCTCGGCGCCATGCCGCATGATCTGGTGATTGCGATTGCGGGCCTTGCTTTGCTCAGCCCGCTGATGGCCGGCCTCACTGCGATGGTGCAGCAGCCGCGCGATATCGAGGCGGCGGTGGTGACGTTCCTGGTCACGGCATCGGGCTTCACATTGTTCGGCGTAGGAGCTGCGTTTTGGGGCTTGCTTGCGGGCCTCATCCTGTGGGGCATCAAACATTTGAAGGACCGCGCATGAAATCGTCTGAAACTGATATTCTCATCATCGCCGGTTACGAAGGTTCTGGCCCCGATCATTGGCAGAGCCGCATCGTGAAGAAGCTTCCGTCCGCGCGCATGGTGGAGCAGGAAGATTGGCTTTACGGCTCGCTCGATGTGGCGGTGGATACACTGGTGGCTGCGGTTGCTGCAGCGACCAAGCCGGTGGTTTTCGTGGCGCATTCGGCCGGGTGCATTCTGATTGCACATGCCATGCCGAAAATGCGGGAGCAGGGATTGGTTGATCGCCTGAAGGGCGGTTATCTCGTAGCGCCGCCGAGCGAAGAGGCGATTGCCGGGCTTGCGGGTATCGACCCCAAGTTCAAACACGTGCCGCGTGATCCGCTACCGTTTCCCTCGCTGCTGATCGCCAGCAGCAATGATCCATTTTCCACGATGGAACAGTCAGCGGATTTATCCGCCGCATGGGGATCACAATTGGTGGAAGCAGGCGAGCAGGGCCATATCAATGCTGCATCCGGCCATGGTCCATGGCCGGAAGGTTTGATGCGGTTCGCAGGATTTTTGTCGAAGCTGACTTAGTTATTCGTCGCTGGTGCAGTCAGAGACGGCGATGGTGCAATCGCCTTCTTTGCAGGCATTGAGGGCGCCAGACTCGGCGTCCTTCTTGGTCGGCGCTTTGCCCCAGCCGGCATTGCCCTTGCCATCAACCGCGAGCGCCCCGCACTGCTCATAGGTCACGATGGTTTTGCATTCTTCGCCGCCGGCTTCCTTGCACTGGGCCACGGCTGTATCAGAAGCCGCCGCTTCCGTGTCATCGCCGCCGATGCCGTAATAGGGCTCTTTTTCGGCCTTCTTGGTATCAATGGCGATGGCGCCCCATTTCGAAGCATCCGCAAAGGCAAATTGCGATGGCATCAGTGCGCCCACGAAAAGCAGCGCGGCGAGTGAAAGGCGAAGGCTGGTCATGGCAGTGTTCCCCAATTGTGATGATACTAAATCGTTCGACAGACGAATTGGCAAATTACGACCATGCAACCTTCTTGATTTCATAAGACTTGCCGCCACCGGGCGTGTTTACTTCCACGCTGTCGCCCTGTTTCTTGCCGATCAGGGCGCGAGCAATGGGGGACGAGATCGAGATGCGTCCCTTCTTCACGTCGGCCTCAAAGTCGCCAACGATCTGGTACTTCACTTCAGCATCGGTATCTTCATCGATCAAAACCAGCCTGGCGCCGAATTTCACGGTCGAGCCGGACAAGGTGCTGGGGTCAATCACTTCGGCGCGCGACAGCTTGTCTTCCATTTCGGAAATGCGGGTCTCGTTCCAGCCTTGGGCTTCCTTGGCGGCATGGTATTCGGCATTTTCCGACAGGTCGCCATGGGCGCGCGCTTCTTCAATTGCATGAATGATGCGCGGGCGTTCCTCCTGCTTGAGGATGCGAACTTCCTCCTGCATGGTGGTGTAGCCTTCAGCGGTCATCGGAACCTTGTCTACCATCGTTGTTATACCTTCTAGGACGCAATGCTGCGCCAGAGACCCGTAAAGGTCCCAAGCCACTGCACTGCAAAAGAAAAATCAGCCCGGCTTGGGGATAGTTGCCAGCCGGGCGTCACCTAATGTGGACCAAATTGGCCAATTTTGCAAGTGGAGGGGAAGCCAGCTCTACTTGAAGTAATCTTGCAGTGACTTCACCTCAATCGCGTTGGCCTTGCGGGCCGCGATGGCTTTGGCGGCGGAGAGGATGCCGGGCAGTGTGGTGTAGTAAGGCACCTTCTGCATCACCGCAGTCTGGCGGATGGATTTTGAATCCGATTCCGACGAGCGCGTCTCGGTGGTGTTGAGCACCAATTGAATGTCGCCGTTCTTGATGGCGTCCACAATATGCGGGCGGCCTTCGAGAACCTTGTTCACCTTGGTGGCGGGCACGCCCTTGCTTTCAAGATAGGCATGGTTGCCGCCCGTGGCTTTGATCGCGAAACCAAGTTCGGAAAGAGTCTTGATGGCGGTGAGCACTTTGGGGCGGTCGCCTTCCTTAACGGAAACGAACACCGTGCCGGACAGCGGAATGCGCATGCCCGCACCGAGCTGCGCTTTGGCGAAGGCCATGTCGTAGCTGGAATCGAGGCCCATCACTTCGCCGGTGGAGCGCATTTCTGGCCCCAGCAACGCATCCACACCGGGGAAACGGTTGAAGGGAAAAACGGCTTCCTTAACAGCGATATGCGAGATCTTCTTCGGTTTCAGCTTGAAGCTTTCCAGTTTCTCGCCGGCCATCACGCGCGCGGCGATTTTCGCCACCGGCAAGCCGATCACTTTGGCCACGAAGGGCACGGTGCGCGAGGCGCGCGGGTTCACTTCGAGGATGTAAACCTGGCCATCCTTGATGGCGAATTGCACATTCATCAAGCCGACCACATTGAGGGCGAGGGCGAGCTTCTTGGCCTGCGCTTCAAGCTCGGCGATCATCGGTGCCTTGAGCGAATAGGGCGGCAGCGAGCAGGCAGAGTCACCGGAATGGATGCCTGCCTCTTCAATGTGCTCCATCACCCCGGCGATGAACACGTCCTTGCCATCGCAGATCGCATCGACATCGACTTCGATGGCGTTGGACAGATAGCTGTCGATCAGCACCGGCGAGTCACCGGAGACGACCACGGCTTCCTTGATGTAACGCTGCAGCTGCAGCTCGTCCTTGACGATTTCCATGGCGCGGCCGCCCAGCACATAGGACGGGCGGATGACGACGGGATAGCCAATGCGCTTGGCGATCTTCTTGGCCTCAGAGCCGGAATAGGCCATGCCATTTTCAGGCTGCTTGAGCTTGAGTTTCTTCACCAGCTTGGAGAAACGCTCGCGGTCTTCAGCCAAATCGATCGCATCCGGAGTGGTGCCGAGGATAGGAACGCCAGCGGCTTCCAGTGCTGCGGCGAGTTTCAGCGGCGTCTGGCCACCGAACTGCACGATCACGCCTTTCAGCGTGCCCTTGGATTGTTCAACGCGGATGATTTCGAGCACGTCTTCGGCGGTCAGCGGTTCGAAATAGAGCCGGTCAGACGTGTCATAGTCAGTGGACACTGTTTCGGGATTGCAATTGACCATAATCGATTCATAGCCGGCTTCCACCAATGCAAAGCAGGCGTGGCAGCAGCAATAGTCAAACTCGATGCCCTGGCCGATGCGGTTCGGGCCGCCGCCGAGGATGATGACCTTCTGGCGGTCTGAAGGCAGGGCCTCGTTGCCGTCATTGCCGGCAAGGCCTGTTTCATAGGTCGAATACATATAGGCGGTGGGCGAGGCGAATTCGGCGGCACACGTATCAATGCGCTTGAAGACGGGATGCACGTTCAGCTTCGCGCGGTGCTTGGCCACGCGGGCCTCCGTGGTGCGCGCAAGCTTGGCCAGCCGCGTGTCTGAAAAGCCCATGCCTTTCAGTTGACGCAGGTTCTGGGCATCACTGGGCAAGCCACTGGTCTGGATTCGTTTTTCGGTCTCCACGATTTCCTGTATCTGTCGAATAAACCAGGGCTCATACTTGCAGGCCGAGAAGATTTCCTCGACGCTCGTGCCATGGCGCAAAGCTTGCGCGATCTTCAGGAGGCGGTCCGGTGTCGGGCGCGCAAGTGCCGCACGTATGGCGTTGCGGTCATCATCTTCGCCCATGCCGGCGATCTCGACTTCATCGAAACCGGAGAGGCCGGTTTCCAGACCACGCAGCGCCTTCTGCACGCTTTCCTGGAAGTTGCGGCCAATGGCCATGACTTCGCCCACCGACTTCATCGCGGTGGTGAGCAGCGGTTCGGAGCCGGGGAATTTTTCGAAGGCGAAGCGCGGGATCTTGGTGACGACATAGTCAATCGTCGGTTCGAAGCTGGCGGGTGTTGCGCCGCCGGTAATATCATTGGCCAATTCGTCCAGCGTGTAACCCACCGCCAGCTTGGCGGCGATCTTGGCAATCGGGAAGCCGGTGGCTTTGGAGGCCAACGCTGACGAGCGCGACACGCGTGGATTCATTTCGATGACCACCAGGCGGCCATCCGCCGGGTTCACCCCGAACTGCACATTGGAGCCGCCCGTCTCGATGCCGATCTCACGCAGCACCGCAATCGAGGCGTTGCGCATGATCTGGTATTCTTTGTCGGTGAGGGTGAGGGCAGGCGCCACAGTGATCGAGTCACCGGTATGCACGCCCATCGGGTCGATGTTTTCGATGGAGCAGATGATAATGCAATTGTCCGCCGTGTCGCGGACCACTTCCATCTCATATTCCTTCCAGCCCAACACTGACTCTTCGATCAGCACTTCGGCGGTGGGCGAGGCATCTAGGCCCTTTTCGATGATGTCGAAGAAGTCTTCGCGGGTATAGGCGATGCCGCCTCCGGTGCCGCCCAAAGTGAAGGACGGGCGGATGATGCAGGGCAGGCCGATATCCAGCATGGCCTCATAAGCTTCCGCCATGGCGCGGTTGCGGTAATTCTTCTGACGGTCAGCCTCGCCCTCAGCCCATTTACGCTCGAACATTGTCTTGTCGGGGGCTGCTTCCAGCTGGATGGCATAGGCTTCCTTGTCGGCGTCTTTGGCAGTGGAGGCATTGGCCAGGCGTGACTTTGGCGTTTCGAGGCCGATCTTCTTCATAGCCTCGCGGAACAGCTCACGGTCCTCGGCCTTGTCGATGGCTTCGGCCTTGGCGCCGATCAGCTCAACATTGAATTTGTCGAGCACGCCCATCTTGTTGAGCGAGAGTGCGGTATTCAGTGCCGTCTGCCCGCCCATGGTGGGGAGAATCGCGTCGGGGCGTTCCTTTTCGATGATCTTGGCGACGACTTCCGGGGTGATCGGCTCAATGTAAGTGGCATCAGCCAGATCCGGGTCGGTCATGATGGTGGCCGGATTGGAATTGACCAGGATGACACGGTAGCCTTCGGCCTTCAGTGCCTTGCAGGCCTGGGTTCCGGAATAATCGAACTCGCAGGCCTGGCCGATAATGATCGGCCCAGCCCCGATGATGAGGATGGACTTGAGGTCGGTTCTTTTCGGCATGTGCGGGAAACCCTGATTTGGGGTTTCCTACACAGTGCGACCGGAGATTCCAAGACCTGTTTGCGCTGCAGTAATCAGCTGGGGATTACTGCTGAAATTACTGGCGGGACCAGTTTTCTGACTTGCAGATAAAGCCCAGCACACAGCCGGAGACCCGAAGCGTGTTGCCGCTGATCGAGCCTGAACCAGAATAGGTCTTCTTGTTTTCCAGATCAGTCAGCGAGCCCGAATATTTGCCGCTGCCCGTTGCCTTCAATTTGCCAGCCGAGCCGCCTGCATTGGGGCCCGAAGCTGCCGTGGCGCAGAAGCCGCCGCCGCAGGCCGAAAATTTGACCAGGATGCCGTTTGGGCGCTTCCACAAGCCTTCAATCGGATCGGCGAAAGCCTGGCCGGTAAAAAGCAGTGCGCCCGCAATGGTCAAAACCGAAATTGCTGTTTTCATGTGTTGCTGATCCCCTCTGTCGCTGTTCCTGTTTTCCGGAACTGTGGGTACAAGCTAAACACGCAAAGAGCAGGGACGCAACCCGGCCAGTGAGGGGGCGTGATCTGGCCGGGCCGCATCCCTGCATTCGCAAGCTGGACAGCAACGCGAATTTGGAGGCGAAGGATTTAACCTTGCGTCTTGTAGGCGATGCTGGAGCCAGCATCGTAATGATGCGGCTTGGGCAGGCTGTTGCCGGCGAATGCACCAGCAGACAGGAAGGCCAATGAAAGTACGAGTGTCAGAATGGTGGTCTTCATATTGTCCTCCTCAAGCTTCATCGTTGAACTTGAGATGACTTTGGCAGGCGGCCCTGGAACCGGCACTGAACGGCGCGTTCATATTCGGTTTAGGTTGGAGGCGGTTTTGGGAGCCGTCTGAAATCAAAACGCAAATGCGCTTCAGAACGGGTGCAAGCTCACACAAAAACGGGCCCGCAGATGGGCCGGATTGTGAGCGAATCATGGAATTTGCAGTGTTGCCGTATGGACAAAAAAGAACCCCCGGGAGGGATATCCGGGGGGTCTTCTTTTTCGCCTTGGGAGCCTTGCAGGGGACCGGGGGCGGGAGAATAAAAGGTGGAACCGGGGTTACGAATAAGGCGATCGTCTGAGGGGTTGGGGAAAGGCGTTTTCGCGCTCAATCCGTAACCACCGGTTCCAAGTCCAGCGCGGGGAGGCAGGGGCGTGCCTTGGGGGTGCGCTGGTCGATCCGGTTTGGGGAAACCGGAAACTGGTTTATTGCGGGGTGTCGGAGCAATCCTCCACTGCGCACTTTTCAAGAACTACATGGTAGTCGCTGTCAGCCATTGCAACCTGGCTGAGGCTGGTTTTGTAAACCAGGCTGGAGCCTGAAGCCTGAACATCAACCGGCTTGGCCGGGTTAACGTTTGCAATCGCAGTGGCTGCAGTGCCGGCGACGATGGCGAGAAACAATGTGTAGCGGATCATCTTTGACCTCTCCCGTGTTGAACGTAAGAGGGGTGTAAAGGTTCCATTAATAACTGTTGCTGAAGACATCGTTCATCTGCCGTTTATCTTGTTCGATGGTGCTAAGATGGCCCTCGATTGTGGTTAAGGTTTTCTTTAATTTGGGCAGAACGGGGATGATGTTGTGAATGTCTGATGACTTGAATTGGCTTTCCGCCACAAAATTATCAAATCTTTTCATGAAATTGCGTGTCTCACCAATAGAGGCCGCAAACGCCTGCCTTAATCAGGTGGCCAAGCACGACGGCAAGCTCAATGCGATGAGCCTGGTCGATGAAAAAATAACTTTGGCCATGGCGAAGGCCAGTGCGCAACGCTGGAAAAAGGGAAAGCCGCTTTCGGCGCTGGATGGCGTACCGGTTTTGATCAAGGATATTATGCTGGTCAAAGGCTGGCCCACGCTGCGCGGATCCAAGACGATATCCCGGAATCAGGACTGGCTGGATGATGCGCCCGCAGTTGCGCGGCTGCGTGAGGCAGGCGCAGTTTTTGTTGGAATGACGACCACGCCGGAATTCGGCTGGAAGGGCGTTACGGATTCGCCGCTGACAGGCATCACGCGCAATCCTTGGAACTTGCAGAAGACGCCGGGTGGATCGTCGGGGGGCTCGTCTGCTGCCTTGGCGGCGGGTTATGCGCCGCTGGCCCTCGGAACGGACGGTGGCGGTTCTATCCGCATCCCAGCGGGGTTTGCTGGGGTTTATGGCCTCAAGCCATCCTTTGGCCGGGTGCCCGCCTGGCCGCTTTCACCCTTTGGCACGGTCGCCCATATCGGCCCGATGACGCGGCGGGTGAAGGATTCAGCGCTGCTTCTCAACGTGCTCAGCAAGCCTGACGTACGGGACTGGCACAGCTTGCCCTATGAACCCGTGGATTACGCCAAGGGCCTGAAGCGCGGCGTGAAGGGCATGGTCTTCGCCTATTCGCGCGATATGGGCTTTGATGTAAAAGTGGAGCCAGAAGTGGCGCGGCTGGTCGAAAAGGCCGTCAAGGCGCTGAAATCGGCGGGTGCCAAAATTGTGGAGATTGATCCCGGTTTCAAAGACCCTGCCGCCATTTTCCGTACCACGTGGTGGATGGGGGTGCGCGGAGCCTTCGAAAAGCTTTCGCCGGCAAATCTCGATTTGCTGGAACCTGCGCTTCGCGAGGTTTTCGAGCAAGCCAAGAAGATCAGTGTGGACGAAGTGATTGAGGCCACGCGCCTGCGCGGCGCCTTGGGCAGCCAGATGCGGCAATTCATGCAGGATTACGATGCGCTGCTCACGCCAACTTTGCCGATCACGGCCTTTGCCGCTGGGCAAATGCAGCCGGGTGACACCATGAATGAAGGCAAGTGGGTGAACTGGACGCCATTCACCTATCCCTTCAACCTGACGCAACAGCCCGCCGCTTCAGTGCCTTGCGGCATTGCGGCCAATGGCCTCCCGGTGGGGCTGCAGATTGTTGGGCGGATGTTCGAAGATCACAAGGTGCTGCAGATTTCCGCTGCGGTGGAAGAATTGCTGAAATCAGACGAGTTACGGCCCCCAGGTTTTTGAACATGCAACAAATCCTGCTCTCGG
This genomic interval from Aestuariivirga litoralis contains the following:
- a CDS encoding Pycsar system effector family protein, producing the protein MPNDEIQRRAELVFSNVVEWVKFAELKNGALVTLNAAFIIGTHQIADWQKPSSNLLIIWLWFSTACFLLSIIVGLGSFASKTKIDQFDFMNGPSSASVNPLFFGHIRNLSVDDYLAKLAPNKNFNKRDEWVKNIASQTIINSKIAQRKFSLFNLALAFFVLGVSSPVGAVLFYWKYFDEKF
- a CDS encoding Lrp/AsnC family transcriptional regulator; this encodes MDRHGKPDTIDWKILKELQREGRISNVDLAGRVGLSPPPTLRRVQALEEGGYISGYRARLASAKLGYGAQVIALVGLKSQAEHEMREFEKRAKAWPIVRECYAVSGSADYILKCAGRDLQSINSFILDALAKAPNVESVKTSHIVRVAKDEPEVPLV
- a CDS encoding benzoate/H(+) symporter BenE family transporter, which produces MSDSVMRDDSHWLSLSAAALTAVVVGFASTILVVMQAADAVGATDAQKISWAAMLCFAMGILSLILGLKHRIPIIIAWSTPGAALLATGAHGTPYAAALGAFAMAGVLTVVTGLVKPLARAIEQIPAALASAMLAGVLVSYVLKVPAAAVGTPALVVPLIVCYFAMRFWKPLYAVPVVVVLGLVLAVASGAMQLNNQHVALSRLTFDMPQFSWAAMVSIGFPLYLVTMASQNLPGFAVLRASGYPPPVASCLIGCGLTSVIASPMGGPQINMAAITASLATGPDAHPDPAQRWKVCFPYLIIYGALGLAAGTCVSVLGAMPHDLVIAIAGLALLSPLMAGLTAMVQQPRDIEAAVVTFLVTASGFTLFGVGAAFWGLLAGLILWGIKHLKDRA
- a CDS encoding RBBP9/YdeN family alpha/beta hydrolase; translation: MKSSETDILIIAGYEGSGPDHWQSRIVKKLPSARMVEQEDWLYGSLDVAVDTLVAAVAAATKPVVFVAHSAGCILIAHAMPKMREQGLVDRLKGGYLVAPPSEEAIAGLAGIDPKFKHVPRDPLPFPSLLIASSNDPFSTMEQSADLSAAWGSQLVEAGEQGHINAASGHGPWPEGLMRFAGFLSKLT
- a CDS encoding DUF4189 domain-containing protein is translated as MTSLRLSLAALLFVGALMPSQFAFADASKWGAIAIDTKKAEKEPYYGIGGDDTEAAASDTAVAQCKEAGGEECKTIVTYEQCGALAVDGKGNAGWGKAPTKKDAESGALNACKEGDCTIAVSDCTSDE
- the greA gene encoding transcription elongation factor GreA, producing the protein MVDKVPMTAEGYTTMQEEVRILKQEERPRIIHAIEEARAHGDLSENAEYHAAKEAQGWNETRISEMEDKLSRAEVIDPSTLSGSTVKFGARLVLIDEDTDAEVKYQIVGDFEADVKKGRISISSPIARALIGKKQGDSVEVNTPGGGKSYEIKKVAWS
- the carB gene encoding carbamoyl-phosphate synthase large subunit, with amino-acid sequence MPKRTDLKSILIIGAGPIIIGQACEFDYSGTQACKALKAEGYRVILVNSNPATIMTDPDLADATYIEPITPEVVAKIIEKERPDAILPTMGGQTALNTALSLNKMGVLDKFNVELIGAKAEAIDKAEDRELFREAMKKIGLETPKSRLANASTAKDADKEAYAIQLEAAPDKTMFERKWAEGEADRQKNYRNRAMAEAYEAMLDIGLPCIIRPSFTLGGTGGGIAYTREDFFDIIEKGLDASPTAEVLIEESVLGWKEYEMEVVRDTADNCIIICSIENIDPMGVHTGDSITVAPALTLTDKEYQIMRNASIAVLREIGIETGGSNVQFGVNPADGRLVVIEMNPRVSRSSALASKATGFPIAKIAAKLAVGYTLDELANDITGGATPASFEPTIDYVVTKIPRFAFEKFPGSEPLLTTAMKSVGEVMAIGRNFQESVQKALRGLETGLSGFDEVEIAGMGEDDDRNAIRAALARPTPDRLLKIAQALRHGTSVEEIFSACKYEPWFIRQIQEIVETEKRIQTSGLPSDAQNLRQLKGMGFSDTRLAKLARTTEARVAKHRAKLNVHPVFKRIDTCAAEFASPTAYMYSTYETGLAGNDGNEALPSDRQKVIILGGGPNRIGQGIEFDYCCCHACFALVEAGYESIMVNCNPETVSTDYDTSDRLYFEPLTAEDVLEIIRVEQSKGTLKGVIVQFGGQTPLKLAAALEAAGVPILGTTPDAIDLAEDRERFSKLVKKLKLKQPENGMAYSGSEAKKIAKRIGYPVVIRPSYVLGGRAMEIVKDELQLQRYIKEAVVVSGDSPVLIDSYLSNAIEVDVDAICDGKDVFIAGVMEHIEEAGIHSGDSACSLPPYSLKAPMIAELEAQAKKLALALNVVGLMNVQFAIKDGQVYILEVNPRASRTVPFVAKVIGLPVAKIAARVMAGEKLESFKLKPKKISHIAVKEAVFPFNRFPGVDALLGPEMRSTGEVMGLDSSYDMAFAKAQLGAGMRIPLSGTVFVSVKEGDRPKVLTAIKTLSELGFAIKATGGNHAYLESKGVPATKVNKVLEGRPHIVDAIKNGDIQLVLNTTETRSSESDSKSIRQTAVMQKVPYYTTLPGILSAAKAIAARKANAIEVKSLQDYFK
- a CDS encoding DUF2147 domain-containing protein, yielding MKTAISVLTIAGALLFTGQAFADPIEGLWKRPNGILVKFSACGGGFCATAASGPNAGGSAGKLKATGSGKYSGSLTDLENKKTYSGSGSISGNTLRVSGCVLGFICKSENWSRQ
- a CDS encoding amidase, with amino-acid sequence MSDDLNWLSATKLSNLFMKLRVSPIEAANACLNQVAKHDGKLNAMSLVDEKITLAMAKASAQRWKKGKPLSALDGVPVLIKDIMLVKGWPTLRGSKTISRNQDWLDDAPAVARLREAGAVFVGMTTTPEFGWKGVTDSPLTGITRNPWNLQKTPGGSSGGSSAALAAGYAPLALGTDGGGSIRIPAGFAGVYGLKPSFGRVPAWPLSPFGTVAHIGPMTRRVKDSALLLNVLSKPDVRDWHSLPYEPVDYAKGLKRGVKGMVFAYSRDMGFDVKVEPEVARLVEKAVKALKSAGAKIVEIDPGFKDPAAIFRTTWWMGVRGAFEKLSPANLDLLEPALREVFEQAKKISVDEVIEATRLRGALGSQMRQFMQDYDALLTPTLPITAFAAGQMQPGDTMNEGKWVNWTPFTYPFNLTQQPAASVPCGIAANGLPVGLQIVGRMFEDHKVLQISAAVEELLKSDELRPPGF